The following proteins are co-located in the Elusimicrobiota bacterium genome:
- a CDS encoding HAMP domain-containing sensor histidine kinase, which produces MWKKLNGFLARDRRNAWLVSLLLLAAIGSFDYATGIEYGFGLFYLFPVVLVTWHVGQRPGLLISCLASLCWALADYLPRLLQGLGPAQFHVTIWNAAIALGIFTAFTVALAKLKRALEHEREMLRLKSDLLSVVSHEFNNSLTTMGMALFLLRENDEVPDQRHKTYLTLERIHQILKTTVSNFLNQARMQSGRFQLDIRQIELRRLVGEVLELMRPLAEQKGIDLRLEFPETTFPVTADPDAMILVLSNLIGNAVKYTPAHGRVSVRLRPAGGDPPQEVEVSVEDTGIGIAAEDQEAIFQGFYRTGEGRKAAKGYGLGLMVCRQIMASHGSSLDVESRPGKGSRFHFRLPVCRPDCPNLTSGLCHRCRSRNPLAEARV; this is translated from the coding sequence ATGTGGAAAAAACTCAACGGCTTCTTGGCCCGTGACAGACGCAACGCCTGGCTCGTGAGCCTCCTCCTGCTGGCGGCCATCGGGTCTTTTGACTACGCCACGGGCATCGAATACGGTTTCGGCCTCTTCTATCTCTTCCCCGTCGTCCTGGTGACTTGGCATGTCGGGCAGAGGCCCGGCCTGCTCATCTCCTGCCTGGCCTCTCTGTGCTGGGCCTTGGCCGATTACTTGCCGCGCCTGCTGCAGGGGCTGGGCCCGGCGCAGTTCCATGTCACCATCTGGAACGCGGCCATCGCCCTGGGCATCTTCACCGCCTTCACGGTGGCCTTGGCCAAGCTCAAGCGCGCCTTGGAGCACGAGCGGGAGATGCTGCGCCTGAAAAGCGACCTGCTCTCGGTGGTCAGCCACGAGTTCAACAACTCCCTGACCACCATGGGCATGGCCTTGTTCCTCCTGCGGGAGAACGACGAGGTCCCGGATCAGCGCCACAAGACCTATCTGACCTTGGAGCGCATCCACCAGATCCTCAAGACCACGGTCAGCAACTTCCTCAACCAGGCCCGCATGCAATCCGGCCGCTTCCAGCTCGACATAAGGCAGATCGAGCTGCGCCGGCTGGTCGGGGAAGTCCTGGAGCTCATGCGTCCCCTGGCCGAGCAGAAAGGCATCGATCTGCGCTTGGAGTTCCCGGAAACGACCTTCCCGGTCACAGCGGACCCGGACGCGATGATCCTGGTCCTGAGCAACCTCATCGGCAACGCGGTCAAATACACCCCAGCCCACGGCCGGGTGAGCGTGCGCCTCAGGCCCGCCGGCGGCGACCCGCCGCAAGAAGTGGAGGTCTCGGTCGAGGACACGGGCATCGGCATAGCGGCCGAGGACCAAGAAGCGATCTTCCAGGGTTTTTACCGGACCGGAGAGGGAAGGAAGGCGGCCAAAGGCTACGGCCTGGGCCTGATGGTCTGCCGTCAGATCATGGCCAGCCATGGCAGTTCTTTGGATGTGGAAAGCCGGCCCGGAAAGGGTTCCCGTTTCCACTTCCGGCTGCCTGTGTGCCGGCCGGACTGCCCGAATCTCACGAGCGGCCTCTGCCACCGATGCCGGAGCCGCAATCCCCTGGCCGAGGCTCGAGTCTAA
- a CDS encoding TolC family protein: MTRAAISIMMGLAFSAVVPARAQTYTLGAAVDAVLQRNPGVASAGYRFQEADAALRETRMRRLPSLGVNSSFTRGDNPVYVFGTLMNQRSFTQADFAIDQLNNPGLTSNFRNSIEVGVPLFTGFELQSSERLGGLGRDAAASSRDSAAQNARYAVVESFLGVLLEQELAKALSERIEASSAEIENARKLKEKGLVLGSDYFAAQATLGGLRAWHSRVGAGLDSARSKLSTLMGVAPQGLGVAGSLAYGGCSLQPEGELVDRALRQRPELRQAALQEEAAGVLRRQSGLSLLPKVEAFGALETDTRDFNGNPWNKIFGVRANLPLGDPAYPSRRSKAQAALEVSRAEARRMQEGVRIEVAQLYGGYRGACESLPIARDTVDKAKQSLELFRPLYREGRQSILEVLRAEEAMARAQAAYLDNLYGLHAGRARLLLAAGELDGPAVGELERGLGAGR, from the coding sequence ATGACTCGCGCGGCGATATCCATCATGATGGGGCTGGCATTCTCTGCAGTGGTCCCGGCGCGGGCCCAGACCTACACTTTGGGCGCCGCGGTGGATGCGGTGCTGCAGCGGAACCCCGGCGTGGCGAGCGCGGGCTATCGGTTCCAGGAGGCGGACGCGGCCCTGCGCGAGACTCGGATGAGGCGCCTGCCCAGCCTGGGGGTCAACAGCTCTTTCACCCGGGGCGACAACCCGGTCTATGTCTTCGGGACCTTGATGAACCAGAGGTCCTTCACGCAAGCCGATTTCGCCATAGACCAGCTCAACAACCCCGGCCTGACCAGCAATTTTAGGAATTCCATCGAGGTGGGGGTGCCGCTCTTCACAGGCTTCGAGCTGCAGAGCTCCGAGCGGCTCGGCGGCCTGGGCCGGGATGCGGCGGCCAGCTCGCGGGACTCCGCGGCGCAGAACGCCCGCTACGCGGTCGTGGAGTCCTTCTTGGGGGTGCTCCTCGAGCAGGAACTGGCCAAGGCCTTGAGCGAGCGGATCGAGGCTTCGTCCGCCGAGATCGAGAACGCGCGCAAGCTCAAGGAGAAGGGGCTGGTCCTCGGCTCGGATTACTTCGCGGCGCAGGCCACCTTGGGAGGCCTGCGGGCCTGGCACAGCCGCGTCGGCGCGGGCCTGGACTCGGCCCGGTCCAAGCTCTCGACTTTGATGGGAGTCGCTCCTCAGGGCTTGGGCGTCGCGGGCTCCTTGGCCTACGGGGGCTGCTCCCTGCAGCCCGAGGGCGAACTGGTGGACCGGGCCCTGCGCCAGAGGCCCGAGCTGAGGCAGGCGGCGCTCCAGGAGGAGGCGGCGGGGGTGCTGCGGCGCCAGTCCGGCTTGAGCCTCCTGCCCAAGGTCGAGGCTTTCGGAGCCCTGGAGACCGACACCCGGGACTTCAACGGCAACCCCTGGAACAAGATCTTCGGAGTCCGCGCCAACCTCCCGCTGGGCGATCCGGCCTATCCATCCCGCAGGTCCAAGGCGCAGGCCGCCCTGGAAGTCAGCCGGGCCGAGGCCCGGCGCATGCAGGAGGGGGTGCGCATCGAGGTCGCACAGCTCTATGGGGGATACCGCGGCGCCTGCGAAAGCCTGCCCATCGCCCGGGATACCGTGGACAAAGCCAAGCAGTCTCTTGAGCTGTTCCGTCCCCTCTACCGGGAGGGCCGCCAGAGCATCCTGGAGGTCCTGCGTGCCGAGGAGGCGATGGCCAGGGCCCAGGCCGCGTATCTGGATAACCTCTACGGCCTGCACGCGGGGCGGGCGCGGCTCCTCCTGGCGGCGGGAGAGCTGGACGGCCCGGCCGTGGGCGAGCTCGAGCGGGGCTTGGGGGCGGGACGATGA